The genomic region AGCGACCTGTTCGTCGCCAACTCGGAAATCGCCGACGTCCAGGTCCGCTCGCCGACCCAGCTCTACATCTTCGGCAAGAAGACCGGCGAGACGACCGTCTCCGCCACGTCCAAGAGCGGGCAGGTCGTCTATTCCGCGACGATCCGCGTCGGCAACAACTTCGACTCGATCGGCCAGATGCTCAAGCTGGCGATGCCGGAGGCGCAGATCACCGCCACGACGATGAACGGCGTGGTGCTGCTGACCGGCACCGTCGCGCAGCCCGACGACGGCGCGGAGGCTGAACGCCTCGCCACCGCCTTCGTCGGCGAGGGCACGAAGGTCATCAGCCGCCTGCGCACGGCAACGCCGTTGCAGGTGAACCTGCAGGTAAAGTTCGCCGAAGTGAGCCGCAGCTTCATCAAGAACATCGGCTCGAACATCATGACGCGGGACACGACGAACGGCTTCAACTTCGGCGTGCTTTCCGGCCGGGCCGGCGGGACGATCGGCAGTTTCAACACGTCCAACCTGCCCGTGCTCGACGCCTCGTCAAAGTTCGGTCTGCCGGCCGGCTCGATCTCGCTGCCGTTCAATCCGGCGACCGGCACGTTCGTCTATCCCAATTCGGGCAGCCAATACGGGTTCACGCAGAGCACCACCGAGCGCACGACGCTCGGCCTCGCGGGCAAATTGTTCGGCCTCGACGTGCTCCAGGCGCTCGACCTTGGCGAGCGCATCGGGCAGGTGACGAGCCTCGCCAACCCGAACCTGACGGCGCTGTCGGGCGAGACCGGCACGTTCCTGGCGGGCGGCGAGATCCCGATCCCGGTGGCGCAGGGCCTCGGCGCGGTGTCGATCGAATACAAACAATATGGCGTCAGCCTGGCCTATACGCCGACGGTGCTGGCGGACGGCCGGATCAGCCTGCGCGTCCGCCCGGAAGTGTCGCAGCTTTCATCGGATGGCGCGGTCACCTTCCAGGGCACGACGATCCCCGCCATCACCACGCGGCGCGCGGAAACGACGGTGGAGCTGGGCTCCGGCCAGAGCTTCATGATCGCCGGGTTGCTCCAGAACTCGCACAACAACTCGATCGACAAGACACCGGGTATCGGCGACCTGCCGGTGCTGGGCGCGCTGTTCCGCTCCAACGGCTTCCAGCGCAACGAGACGGAACTGGTGATCGTCATCACCCCGTATCTGGTGAAGCCGGTGAACGCCAACGACATCGCCCTGCCGACCGACGGCTACAAGGCGCCGACCGATCTCGATCGCGTGCTGTTCGGCCAGCTCGGCGGCGGCACCAGCGGCGGCCAGCGGCCCAAGCCGACGATGGAGGCCGGTCCGCCCGCGCAGCCGGCGGTCGGCGCGGCGGCGCCGGTCACTCCGGTCCCCGCGCCCGAGCCACGCCGCGACGATGCGGATCGCAAGGCGGCCGCGAAGCCAAAGGACAAGGCTTCGTCCGCCACACCCGCCGCGACGCCGGCTCCCGGCTTCTCGTTCAATTGACCCGCATCGAGGACATGAACATGGTCAAGCGCACCCTGCTCCTCGCCGCCCTCCCCGCGATATTGCTCGGCGGATGCAGCGGCACGAAGAATCGCGGGCTCGAATCCGTCCATCAGCCGGTCGTCAGCCGCACCGACTACAGCTTCGACGTCGGCACCGGCCCCGCCGGGCTGGCGCCGGGTGAGGAGCAGCGGCTCGCTGGCTGGATGGGCTCGCTCCGCCTCGGCTACGGCGACAGCATCGCGATCGACGATCCGGCCGGCGCAAGCCCCGCGGCGCGCGGCGCGGTGTCGCGCGCCGCGGCCCGTTTCGGCCTGCTCGTATCCGGCGACGCGCCGGTGACGGGCGCGCCGGTCACGCCGGGCACGTTGCGCGTGGTGGTCAGCCGGACGCGCGCGCGCGTCCCGAACTGCCCGGATTTCTCGCGCACGCGCCAGCCGGAGTTCGAGAGCAACACCTCCTCGAACCAGGGCTGCGCGGTCAATTCGAACCTTGCCGCGATGGTCGCCAATCCGCTCGATCTGGTGCGCGGCGAGCCGGGCGCGCAGGTCTATGACGCGGCGACCGGCACGCGCGCGATCACCGAATATCGCAAGGCGACGCCCACCGGAGCCG from Sphingomonas sp. CL5.1 harbors:
- a CDS encoding type II and III secretion system protein family protein, producing MRIRSTSIGLPLAVALAAAAVAATPAAAPAQSAPGAGGPVVQLATNRGRLVTLARPMSDLFVANSEIADVQVRSPTQLYIFGKKTGETTVSATSKSGQVVYSATIRVGNNFDSIGQMLKLAMPEAQITATTMNGVVLLTGTVAQPDDGAEAERLATAFVGEGTKVISRLRTATPLQVNLQVKFAEVSRSFIKNIGSNIMTRDTTNGFNFGVLSGRAGGTIGSFNTSNLPVLDASSKFGLPAGSISLPFNPATGTFVYPNSGSQYGFTQSTTERTTLGLAGKLFGLDVLQALDLGERIGQVTSLANPNLTALSGETGTFLAGGEIPIPVAQGLGAVSIEYKQYGVSLAYTPTVLADGRISLRVRPEVSQLSSDGAVTFQGTTIPAITTRRAETTVELGSGQSFMIAGLLQNSHNNSIDKTPGIGDLPVLGALFRSNGFQRNETELVIVITPYLVKPVNANDIALPTDGYKAPTDLDRVLFGQLGGGTSGGQRPKPTMEAGPPAQPAVGAAAPVTPVPAPEPRRDDADRKAAAKPKDKASSATPAATPAPGFSFN
- a CDS encoding CpaD family pilus assembly protein, whose product is MVKRTLLLAALPAILLGGCSGTKNRGLESVHQPVVSRTDYSFDVGTGPAGLAPGEEQRLAGWMGSLRLGYGDSIAIDDPAGASPAARGAVSRAAARFGLLVSGDAPVTGAPVTPGTLRVVVSRTRARVPNCPDFSRTRQPEFESNTSSNQGCAVNSNLAAMVANPLDLVRGEPGAQVYDAATGTRAITEYRKATPTGAGGTVLKTEKMTGNK